The Watersipora subatra chromosome 1, tzWatSuba1.1, whole genome shotgun sequence genome has a window encoding:
- the LOC137385494 gene encoding uncharacterized protein, which produces MESLLPETLSETTEASTLATQWTRFKRQFDWVIAANDKAKAKDEMKLAILLRTVGPRGIDIYDNFNLTDEERKNYATVVKAFDDYCKPRVNLFAARHKFLTMKQGEQTVDQFLTALRKQAREYCDFKEAAEDWILHALTLGLLEEGTRKRLFEKEDLDLEKAIKIYRTVEGIQKEMAGLKLNEEAHAVYKRPSRPVDSTVVIKKEPKARGNCKYCGTSHPPWQCPAFGKACNACGTMNHFSKVCRKKNEASVKLVDELREDQVNMVMKEGDMFLGSEDAWLIRVQREGRKLVTNLQVKAEGIRAPKWLKTQLDIAATCNILSFQAYEQLGKPPLQKSLTKLNMYNGTVELSLGRCALTVMNSEKPVILRFEMIDCNNLTLLSLDSCLLLQLLTVNECVDLVAGKESDTIAWALEQYKDIFTGLGKLAGEYDIEADESVRPVQNRPRRIPFALRADLAKKLDALEKQEIIAKVDKPTPWISNLLAMRKPSGSIRVCLDPTDLNKAIQKNH; this is translated from the coding sequence ATGGAATCATTGCTTCCTGAAACGTTGTCAGAAACAACTGAGGCATCTACTTTAGCGACACAGTGGACCAGATTCAAGAGACAGTTTGATTGGGTTATAGCAGCTAACGATAAGGCAAAAGCTAAAGATGAAATGAAGCTGGCTATACTCTTGCGCACAGTGGGGCCAAGAGGTATTGACATATACGACAATTTCAATCTGACAGATGAAGAGCGCAAAAATTATGCAACAGTTGTTAAAGCATTTGATGATTACTGCAAGCCTAGAGTGAATTTGTTTGCAGCGAGACACAAATTTCTGACAATGAAGCAAGGTGAGCAGACTGTTGATCAATTCTTGACAGCATTGCGTAAGCAAGCAAGAGAGTATTGTGACTTTAAAGAAGCAGCCGAGGATTGGATCTTGCATGCGCTCACTTTGGGTTTATTGGAGGAGGGGACGAGAAAAAGGCTCTTTGAAAAAGAAGACCTTGATCTGGAAAAGGCTATAAAGATCTACAGAACAGTAGAGGGTATACAAAAAGAAATGGCAGGGCTTAAGCTGAACGAGGAAGCACATGCGGTGTATAAGCGTCCATCACGACCGGTTGATAGCACAGTAGTCATAAAGAAGGAACCAAAAGCGAGAGGTAATTGCAAGTACTGTGGCACATCACACCCTCCTTGGCAGTGTCCAGCATTTGGAAAAGCATGCAATGCTTGTGGCACAATGAATCATTTCTCAAAAGTCTGTCGAAAGAAAAATGAAGCAAGTGTGAAACTAGTCGATGAACTAAGAGAAGATCAGGTGAACATGGTGATGAAGGAAGGAGACATGTTTTTGGGGTCAGAGGATGCATGGCTAATCAGGGTTCAGCGCGAAGGCCGTAAACTGGTAACTAACCTACAAGTCAAAGCTGAGGGAATTAGGGCTCCAAAATGGCTAAAGACTCAGCTGGACATAGCAGctacatgtaatattttgagctttcaagcCTATGAGCAGTTAGGCAAACCGCCATTGCAAAAGAGTTTGACGAAGCTTAACATGTACAATGGCACAGTTGAACTATCATTGGGTAGATGTGCTTTAACTGTTATGAACAGTGAAAAGCCAGTGATTTTGAGGTTTGAGATGATAGATTGCAACAATCTTACATTGTTATCCTTGGACTCATGTCTATTGTTGCAGTTGCTAACAGTGAATGAATGTGTTGACTTGGTAGCAGGAAAGGAATCGGACACTATAGCATGGGCTTTAGAACAATACAAAGATATTTTCACCGGCCTGGGTAAATTAGCAGGGGAGTACGATATTGAAGCTGATGAATCTGTCAGACCTGTTCAGAATAGGCCAAGAAGAATACCTTTTGCGCTTAGGGCAGATCTAGCCAAAAAGTTGGATGCTTTAGAAAAACAGGAGATTATAGCTAAAGTGGACAAACCCACTCCGTGGATTTCAAACCTTCTGGCCATGAGGAAACCGTCAGGGTCTATTCGAGTTTGTTTAGATCCAACTGATCTCAACAAGGCAATACAAAAAAATCATTAA